A single window of Drosophila suzukii chromosome 3, CBGP_Dsuzu_IsoJpt1.0, whole genome shotgun sequence DNA harbors:
- the Mst98Cb gene encoding kielin/chordin-like protein, protein MCSPCGPCSPCDPCCGPFECSPKCYNAAQLEALPQCAPRIPPPFPKCITVQQPPRMICKKRVVFTEKIVPEPMVVNRCRQITIPKVVDATRVIKVPKLIWVSQMVREPRVIYYPSMIPDPYVVCYPKRVCEPREVCQSILCQPKPQTIDIPPPREYCCYPNGPINYKPSAACPPCPIGPCAPGGPCCPLPCFSTCQYPVAEGRCGPCGPCGPGCGPCGPGCGPCGPCGPFGPGCGPCGPCGPCGPGPCGFGPCGPC, encoded by the coding sequence ATGTGCTCTCCGTGCGGTCCCTGCAGTCCCTGTGATCCTTGCTGCGGTCCTTTCGAGTGCTCGCCCAAGTGCTACAATGCAGCTCAGCTGGAGGCGCTGCCACAATGTGCTCCTCGTATTCCGCCGCCGTTTCCCAAATGTATCACCGTCCAACAGCCGCCGCGAATGATCTGCAAGAAGCGAGTGGTCTTTACGGAGAAGATAGTGCCGGAACCGATGGTTGTGAATAGATGTCGACAGATCACAATACCAAAGGTGGTGGATGCCACGAGGGTCATCAAGGTGCCCAAGCTGATATGGGTGTCGCAGATGGTGCGGGAACCCAGAGTCATCTACTATCCGTCTATGATCCCCGATCCCTATGTGGTGTGCTATCCCAAGCGGGTGTGCGAACCCCGTGAGGTGTGTCAGTCGATCCTGTGCCAGCCGAAGCCGCAGACCATCGATATTCCTCCCCCAAGGGAGTACTGTTGCTATCCCAATGGACCCATCAACTACAAACCCAGTGCCGCCTGCCCACCCTGCCCCATTGGACCCTGTGCTCCTGGAGGACCCTGCTGCCCGCTGCCCTGCTTTTCCACCTGTCAATACCCAGTCGCTGAGGGCAGATGCGGACCTTGTGGACCCTGTGGACCCGGATGCGGACCTTGCGGACCAGGATGCGGTCCCTGCGGACCTTGTGGACCATTTGGTCCAGGCTGTGGTCCTTGTGGACCGTGTGGACCCTGTGGACCTGGACCTTGTGGCTTCGGCCCTTGTGGTCCTTGCTAG
- the UQCR-14L gene encoding cytochrome b-c1 complex subunit 7 — translation MSKYVARVGPAVFSKLGKWAYNMSGFNQYGLHRDDCLYENEDVAEAVRRLPRKMYDERNYRIMRALHLSMTKTILPKEKWTKYEEDIKYLEPYLNEVVKEREEREEWNKTH, via the coding sequence ATGTCGAAGTACGTGGCTAGAGTGGGACCCGCAGTCTTTTCCAAGCTCGGGAAATGGGCCTACAACATGTCTGGATTCAACCAATACGGTCTACACCGCGATGATTGCCTCTATGAGAATGAGGATGTGGCAGAGGCAGTGCGTCGTCTGCCCCGCAAGATGTACGATGAGCGCAACTACCGCATCATGCGGGCACTACACCTCTCCATGACCAAGACGATCCTGCCCAAGGAGAAGTGGACCAAGTACGAGGAGGATATCAAGTACCTGGAGCCCTATCTCAACGAGGTGGTAAAGGAGCGCGAGGAACGCGAGGAGTGGAATAAAACCCATTGA
- the LOC108014796 gene encoding chymotrypsinogen A has protein sequence MRNCCRCPAPDLRANSSQGAAEAPVASATMPRKSFLFLPEFYPTTSAPRSFWTNRETLEIVWLSIMNSAACFGILALLLFHEVHGMFLDSECENYTPYKNLYAPWMALIVSNQQSCTGTLVNKNYVLTVASCVLNQNQRIVRFGSAYGSYKDYYVKEVYISNLYNKNDIALVKLNETVVHIKPICIWLNDGLTLESNITFKTTNWGASGSTRTKSINKFENRKCSNSFGVYPDHTQICAGYSNTDKCAELGSPLVFEMITNFYTLIGIQSHGVLGTCLYTNIKRYFDWIVGVVLEVDIIVNTLYEI, from the exons ATGCGCAATTGTTGCCGTTGTCCAGCTCCAGACCTCCGGGCAAACTCGAGCCAAGGAGCAGCAGAAGCACCAGTAGCATCAGCAACAATGCCACGGAAATCTTTTCTTTTCCTGCCCGAGTTTTACCCCACTACCTCAGCGCCTCG CTCATTCTGGACTAACCGCGAGACGTTGGAAATCGTTTGGCTCAGTATAATGAATTCAGCGGCTTGTTTTGGTATACTGGCATTATTGCTGTTCCATGAAGTACATGGAATGTTTCTGGATTCGGAATGTGAAAACTACACTCCTTATAAAAATCTATATGCACCTTGGATGGCATTGATTGTATCAAACCAACAAAGTTGCACGGGAACTCTTGTTAACAAAA ATTACGTGTTAACAGTAGCAAGCTGCGTATTAAATCAAAACCAGAG AATCGTTCGCTTCGGGAGTGCTTACGGAAGCTACAAAGATTATTACGTAAAAGAAGTCTACATTTCCAATCTCTACAACAAAAATGATATAGCTCTGGTCAAACTAAACGAGACTGTGGTTCACATAAAACCGATATGCATTTGGTTAAACGACGGCTTGACATTGGAAAGCAACATCACTTTTAAAACCACCAACTGGGGCGCTAGTGGAAGTACAAGAACGAAAAGCATTAACAAATTTGAAAATAGAAAGTGCTCCAATTCCTTTGGTGTATACCCCGATCATACTCAGATCTGCGCTGGCTATAGTAATACAGACAAATGTGCTGAGCTCGGAAGTCCATTGGTCTTTGAAATGATCACCAATTTTTATACACTAATTGGAATTCAGAGCCATGGAGTTTTGGGAACTTGCTTGTATACCAATATTAAAAGGTATTTCGACTGGATAGTGGGAGTCGTGTTGGAGGTCGATATCATAGTTAATACTTtatatgaaatttaa
- the LOC108014816 gene encoding serine protease 44, with translation MSAALWFAFCTLLLVYQGSAQFLEKNCGKNQTVFIPHPWLVTIRNTTNSEFICAGTLINERYVLTAASCIKRGTQLIVRLGEKNLNSTYEDNIVAKAIVHRSPEQNDIALLRLKTNVEYQIHIQPICIIVNVEPNSEVSTYEINREDQKLPKKVECPWHKKAWAIITFSKPCLSKRQEVNLFPEPIEKGSPDYHFNDGIFLQKGILSYHNSTTNQDTYTDVRTYTDWILPIALEVDIIISPDLLSP, from the exons ATGAGTGCCGCACTCTGGTTTGCTTTTTGCACTCTGCTGCTCGTTTATCAGGGTTCAGCTCAATTTTTAGAGAAGAATTGTGGAAAAAATCAGACTGTCTTCATTCCCCATCCTTGGCTGGTTACAATTCGAAATACAACAAATTCCGAATTCATCTGCGCTGGCACGCTTATCAACGAAC GGTATGTCCTGACAGCTGCGAGTTGCATAAAAAGAGGAACCCAACT CATCGTTCGCTTGGGAGAAAAAAATCTAAACAGCACATACGAAGATAACATTGTAGCGAAAGCGATAGTGCACAGGTCACCAGAACAAAATGATATAGCTCTGCTCAGATTGAAAACGAATGTCGAATATCAGATTCATATACAACCTATATGCATTATCGTAAATGTGGAACCAAACTCAGAAGTATCTACCTATGAGATCAACAGAGAAGATCAAAAATTGCCTAAAAAAGTGGAATGTCCGTGGCATAAAAAAGCTTGGGCTATTATTACATTTTCCAAGCCTTGCCTAAGCAAAAGGCAAGAAGTTAATTTATTTCCCGAGCCCATTGAAAAGGGAAGTCCTGATTACCATTTCAATGACGGAATTTTTCTTCAAAAGGGAATTCTGAGCTATCATAATTCTACGACAAATCAGGACACATACACCGATGTAAGGACCTATACCGACTGGATTCTACCAATCGCGCTGGAAGTGGATATTATCATATCTCCAGACCTGCTATCACCATAA
- the Mst98Ca gene encoding DBF4-type zinc finger-containing protein 2 homolog translates to MCSPCGPCSPCDPCCGPFECSPKCYNAAQLEALPQCAPRIPPPFPKCITVQQPPRMICKKRVVFTEKIVPEPMVVNRCRQITIPKVVDATRVIKVPKLIWVSQMVREPRVIYYPSMIPDPYVVCYPKRVCEPREVCQSILCQPKPQTIDIPPPREYCCYPNGPINYKPSAACPPCPIGPCAPGGPCCPLPCFSTNQYPVAEGRCGPCGPCGPGCGPCGPRCGPCGPGPCGPCGPRCGPCGPCAVPNCGPCGLTMPSGPFVPAPCGPCAPCGPCGPLGNSPCGPCGPCGPCSPPCPYESPECGPCYPCAPTPWNTHCGPVGPCGPQVPCGPCGPC, encoded by the coding sequence atgtgttctCCGTGCGGTCCCTGCAGTCCCTGTGATCCTTGCTGCGGTCCTTTCGAGTGCTCCCCGAAGTGCTACAATGCGGCCCAGCTGGAGGCGTTGCCCCAATGTGCTCCGCGCATTCCACCGCCCTTCCCAAAATGCATCACAGTTCAGCAGCCTCCGCGGATGATCTGCAAAAAGAGGGTGGTCTTTACGGAAAAGATAGTCCCTGAGCCCATGGTGGTGAACAGATGTCGGCAGATTACGATACCTAAGGTCGTAGATGCAACGAGGGTTATCAAGGTGCCCAAGCTGATTTGGGTTTCGCAGATGGTTCGAGAGCCTAGGGTTATCTACTACCCTTCCATGATCCCCGATCCCTATGTGGTGTGCTACCCCAAGCGGGTGTGCGAACCCCGTGAGGTGTGCCAATCGATCCTGTGCCAACCGAAGCCGCAGACCATCGACATTCCTCCCCCAAGGGAGTACTGTTGCTATCCTAATGGACCCATCAACTACAAGCCCAGTGCTGCCTGCCCACCCTGCCCCATTGGACCTTGTGCTCCTGGCGGACCCTGCTGCCCGCTGCCCTGCTTCTCCACCAATCAGTATCCCGTCGCCGAGGGCAGGTGCGGACCCTGCGGGCCATGTGGACCAGGTTGCGGACCCTGCGGACCGCGATGTGGTCCCTGCGGTCCCGGCCCCTGTGGACCCTGTGGGCCGAGGTGCGGTCCATGCGGACCATGTGCCGTTCCAAACTGCGGGCCCTGCGGCCTCACGATGCCGTCGGGTCCGTTTGTCCCGGCTCCGTGTGGACCCTGTGCTCCCTGCGGGCCTTGCGGACCGCTTGGCAATAGTCCCTGCGGTCCTTGTGGACCCTGCGGACCCTGTTCGCCACCCTGTCCTTATGAATCACCCGAGTGCGGACCCTGCTACCCGTGCGCCCCAACTCCCTGGAACACCCACTGCGGTCCAGTTGGTCCCTGCGGTCCTCAAGTGCCCTGCGGTCCCTGTGGCCCCTGCTAG